A stretch of Leptolyngbya subtilissima AS-A7 DNA encodes these proteins:
- a CDS encoding cation:proton antiporter, with product MDIYILDLLVIGLLLLTVTLGSGWIGRLPLSYALIYLIVGIGLSPYGVNLVQTRPDAALLERLTEFVVLISLFSCGLKMNRPLKTWAWNSTIRLIGFLMPISIFAIAAIGHFFLKLEWGVGILLGGILAPTDPVLASEVQLANPQDQDELRFGLTSEGGLNDALAFPFVYFGLHWLKDDNWQSWFGRWVAVDLIWAIAAGLLVGIGMAKGICWLERHLAKRNSVDEVMEDFVGLSTILLAYSVAELVHGYGFLAVFVAGVAMYHHRLSDERSLSRLKFMERLEKLTEIGTILLLGSLLRVEPMLKFAVPGLIIAGLLILVIRPLGAWVSTIGSPVHPATRLLFGWFGIRGVGSLYYLTYCLGQGLQDEAGEMIAWLTIITVTISVTLHGVTSTPLMQWYEHYIGGRNDIEKELPQ from the coding sequence GTGGATATTTACATTCTCGATCTACTGGTTATAGGGTTGTTGCTGCTTACAGTAACTTTGGGTTCGGGCTGGATTGGCCGATTGCCCCTGTCCTACGCGCTGATTTATCTAATTGTGGGGATTGGTTTAAGTCCCTACGGCGTTAACCTGGTGCAAACGCGACCCGACGCCGCCCTTTTAGAGCGGCTGACCGAGTTTGTAGTGTTGATTTCTCTCTTTAGCTGCGGCTTGAAAATGAATCGGCCGCTAAAGACCTGGGCGTGGAATTCAACGATTCGGCTGATCGGCTTTTTGATGCCGATTTCGATCTTTGCGATCGCCGCCATCGGCCACTTTTTTCTCAAGCTGGAATGGGGCGTAGGCATATTGCTAGGGGGAATTTTGGCTCCCACCGACCCAGTTTTGGCCTCTGAAGTGCAGCTCGCTAACCCCCAAGACCAGGACGAGCTGCGCTTTGGACTAACCTCCGAGGGCGGCCTTAACGATGCGCTGGCCTTTCCCTTTGTCTACTTTGGGCTGCACTGGCTAAAAGACGACAACTGGCAGAGCTGGTTTGGGCGCTGGGTAGCCGTCGATCTGATCTGGGCGATCGCTGCTGGCCTGCTGGTTGGTATTGGGATGGCTAAGGGGATCTGCTGGCTAGAGCGGCATCTCGCCAAAAGAAATAGTGTCGATGAGGTAATGGAAGATTTTGTTGGCCTCAGCACTATCTTGCTCGCCTATTCAGTGGCCGAACTAGTTCACGGCTACGGCTTTTTAGCCGTTTTTGTCGCTGGAGTGGCTATGTACCACCATCGCTTAAGCGATGAGCGATCGCTCTCCCGCCTCAAGTTTATGGAACGGCTCGAAAAGCTAACCGAAATTGGCACTATTTTGCTGCTGGGGTCACTGCTGCGCGTTGAGCCCATGCTAAAGTTTGCGGTTCCGGGCCTCATCATAGCGGGCTTGCTGATCCTTGTGATTCGCCCCCTAGGAGCCTGGGTGAGCACCATTGGCTCTCCAGTTCACCCGGCCACGCGCTTGCTGTTTGGGTGGTTTGGCATTCGCGGCGTGGGCTCGCTGTACTATCTCACCTACTGTCTGGGTCAGGGTTTACAGGACGAAGCCGGCGAGATGATTGCCTGGCTAACGATCATTACAGTCACCATTTCGGTAACACTGCACGGCGTCACCTCGACTCCATTGATGCAGTGGTACGAGCATTACATTGGTGGCCGCAATGACATCGAAAAGGAGCTGCCCCAGTAG
- a CDS encoding chemotaxis protein CheB — protein sequence MNQTQPSMIVVVGASAGGMQALTKLTAQLPKDFPAAVFVVNHMSADIKGDVLVRALSESGGLTCEQAHNEQPFQSGHIYLAPPDQHILLVEGKILVTKGARENRYRPAIDPLFRSAAVAYGNRVIGIVLTGYLDDGTSGMMAIKRCGGVCIAQDPLDASYPDMPQSVITNVGADYCLPIAEMGTLLSELVRRNLPNRQQPPKDIVIEAEIAQRVLSDLPSVEALGEQVPFNCPDCGGVLWQMAEGDLLRYRCHTGHAFTSAVLLAQQTAKIEETLWVALRMFEERQNLIATMGQKQGNSSSILQRVQDSQIHIERIRAMLKATHEGDRDG from the coding sequence ATGAATCAGACCCAACCTTCAATGATTGTTGTTGTAGGCGCGTCTGCTGGGGGCATGCAGGCCTTGACGAAGCTGACCGCGCAGCTACCAAAAGATTTCCCGGCTGCTGTCTTCGTGGTCAACCACATGAGTGCAGACATCAAGGGAGACGTGCTAGTCAGAGCCCTGAGTGAGAGTGGTGGGCTAACCTGCGAACAGGCTCACAACGAGCAACCCTTCCAAAGTGGTCACATCTATTTGGCACCCCCCGATCAACATATTTTGCTCGTGGAAGGAAAAATTTTGGTCACCAAGGGGGCACGCGAAAACCGCTACCGACCGGCCATTGACCCCTTGTTTCGTTCCGCCGCAGTGGCCTATGGCAATCGCGTCATCGGCATTGTTCTGACTGGCTACCTGGATGATGGCACCAGCGGCATGATGGCCATCAAACGATGCGGCGGCGTCTGCATCGCTCAAGATCCGCTGGATGCCTCCTATCCAGACATGCCCCAGTCGGTGATCACCAATGTAGGAGCTGACTACTGCTTGCCCATTGCTGAAATGGGAACGCTGCTGTCGGAACTGGTGCGCCGAAACCTACCCAATCGCCAGCAGCCGCCCAAAGACATCGTGATCGAGGCGGAAATTGCCCAGCGCGTTTTAAGTGATTTGCCTTCGGTCGAGGCGCTGGGCGAGCAGGTGCCGTTCAACTGTCCCGACTGTGGTGGGGTGCTGTGGCAAATGGCGGAAGGCGATCTTCTCAGGTATCGCTGTCATACAGGCCACGCGTTTACCTCGGCGGTGCTGCTAGCCCAGCAAACGGCCAAGATTGAAGAAACGCTGTGGGTGGCTCTGCGGATGTTTGAAGAGCGTCAGAACTTGATTGCCACCATGGGTCAGAAGCAGGGCAATTCTTCTTCAATCTTGCAGCGGGTGCAAGATTCTCAAATTCACATTGAGCGGATTCGCGCCATGTTAAAAGCGACCCACGAAGGCGATCGCGATGGATAA
- a CDS encoding NAD(P)/FAD-dependent oxidoreductase: MLRLSQIKLPLDHPEAALEEAILKKLHLPAADLTSFTIFKRSYDARKKGNIALVYIVDVETPQEKALLKRFKKDATVTVTPDLTYRPVTQAPEGFQNRPIVIGMGPCGMFAGLMLAQMGFRPIILERGKSVRDRSVDTFGFWLKKTLNPESNAQFGEGGAGTFSDGKLYSQVSDPHHYGRKVLTELVNAGASPEILYINKPHIGTYRLVKIVQNMRAMIESLGGEIRFQTRVADIDIDQGQVRGVRLDNGDYLASDHVVLAVGHSARDTFHMLYERGVYIEAKPFSIGFRIEHPQSLIDHCRLGDQAGHPRLGSADYKLVHHCENGRSVYSFCMCPGGKVVAAASEPGRLVTNGMSEYARDESNANSAIVVGITPEVDYPEGPLAGIVLQRRLEEFAFELGGGTYEAPGQLVGDFLANRPSTAFGEVQPSYKPGVKLGDLSSSLPEYAIAAIREAIPAFDHKIHGFAMDDAVLTGIETRTSSPIRIKRNEQFQSLNTAGLYPAGEGAGYAGGILSAGIDGIRVAEAVALSLVKGQSPQ, translated from the coding sequence ATGCTACGCCTCAGCCAAATTAAACTGCCCCTCGACCACCCCGAAGCCGCCCTTGAGGAGGCGATTCTCAAAAAGCTGCACCTGCCAGCGGCGGATTTGACCAGCTTCACCATCTTCAAACGCAGCTATGACGCCCGCAAGAAGGGCAACATCGCCCTGGTCTACATCGTCGATGTGGAGACGCCGCAGGAAAAGGCCCTGCTCAAGCGGTTTAAGAAAGATGCCACGGTGACCGTGACGCCCGATCTGACCTATCGCCCGGTGACCCAAGCTCCCGAGGGATTTCAGAATCGCCCGATCGTGATTGGCATGGGACCCTGCGGCATGTTTGCGGGGCTGATGCTGGCGCAAATGGGGTTTCGGCCCATTATTCTCGAACGGGGCAAGTCGGTGCGCGATCGCAGCGTCGACACCTTTGGCTTTTGGCTCAAAAAGACCCTCAACCCCGAGTCAAACGCGCAGTTTGGCGAAGGCGGCGCGGGCACATTCTCCGATGGCAAGCTCTACAGCCAGGTGAGCGACCCCCACCACTACGGCCGCAAGGTGCTCACCGAGCTGGTAAATGCCGGCGCTTCTCCCGAAATTCTCTATATCAATAAGCCCCACATCGGCACCTACCGCCTAGTCAAAATCGTGCAGAATATGCGCGCCATGATTGAGTCTCTGGGCGGCGAGATTCGCTTTCAGACCCGCGTCGCCGACATTGACATCGACCAGGGCCAGGTGCGCGGCGTGCGGCTCGACAATGGCGACTACCTAGCCAGCGACCACGTGGTGTTGGCCGTGGGCCACAGCGCCCGCGACACCTTTCACATGCTCTACGAGCGGGGGGTTTACATTGAGGCCAAGCCCTTTTCCATCGGCTTTCGTATCGAGCACCCCCAGTCGCTGATCGATCACTGCCGGTTGGGCGACCAGGCTGGCCACCCCCGCCTGGGCTCCGCCGACTATAAGCTGGTGCACCACTGCGAAAATGGGCGATCGGTCTACAGCTTTTGCATGTGCCCCGGCGGCAAGGTGGTGGCGGCAGCGTCAGAACCGGGCCGCCTGGTGACCAACGGAATGAGCGAATACGCGCGGGATGAGTCGAACGCCAACAGCGCGATCGTGGTGGGTATCACCCCCGAGGTTGACTACCCCGAGGGGCCGCTGGCGGGCATTGTGCTCCAGCGCCGCCTGGAGGAATTTGCCTTTGAGCTGGGCGGCGGCACCTACGAAGCTCCCGGCCAGCTGGTGGGGGATTTTTTGGCCAACCGGCCCTCGACCGCCTTTGGCGAGGTGCAGCCGTCCTACAAGCCGGGGGTGAAGCTGGGGGATTTGAGCAGCAGCTTGCCGGAGTATGCGATCGCCGCTATCCGTGAGGCCATCCCGGCCTTCGACCACAAAATCCACGGGTTCGCCATGGATGACGCCGTGCTCACCGGCATTGAGACCCGCACCTCATCGCCCATTCGCATCAAGCGCAATGAGCAGTTCCAAAGTCTCAACACTGCTGGGCTCTACCCCGCTGGCGAAGGAGCTGGCTATGCCGGGGGCATTTTATCCGCCGGTATCGACGGCATTCGGGTGGCGGAGGCCGTCGCCTTGAGTTTGGTGAAGGGGCAATCCCCTCAGTAG
- a CDS encoding 2OG-Fe(II) oxygenase, producing MTYYRSQPNAFSAAYLHNLRGAIQSCRYFATNNLNRDFVATKGFSVVFKAEGRAEVDRQFPFFKPYLDQALLPNCNAFYLNSLMLKQGSRVDPHIDRSLRSYCKTIEPPEQVSVLYVQVPADLTSGELVLQRGRQRVAQIRPQTGLLLHFQGDLTHSVNAMASAGSRLSLVCEQYCLDAEALWDIPEFLIESRAAAPAKTRR from the coding sequence ATGACCTACTACCGCAGTCAGCCCAACGCCTTTTCTGCTGCCTACCTGCACAACTTGCGGGGGGCGATTCAGTCGTGCCGCTACTTTGCGACCAACAACCTCAACCGCGACTTTGTCGCCACTAAAGGCTTTTCTGTTGTGTTCAAAGCAGAAGGCCGGGCCGAGGTCGATCGCCAGTTTCCCTTTTTTAAGCCCTACCTTGACCAGGCGCTGCTGCCCAACTGCAACGCCTTTTATTTGAATTCGCTGATGTTGAAACAGGGGTCGCGAGTTGATCCCCATATTGACCGATCGCTGCGATCGTACTGCAAAACCATCGAGCCCCCCGAGCAGGTCAGCGTGCTCTACGTGCAGGTGCCCGCCGACCTGACCAGCGGCGAACTGGTGTTGCAGCGAGGGCGGCAGCGGGTGGCCCAGATTCGGCCCCAAACCGGCCTGCTGCTACACTTCCAGGGCGATCTGACTCACTCGGTCAACGCTATGGCTAGCGCGGGCAGTCGCCTCAGCTTGGTGTGCGAACAGTACTGTCTCGATGCCGAGGCTCTGTGGGATATCCCTGAATTTCTGATCGAATCTAGAGCCGCTGCCCCTGCTAAAACCCGGCGGTAG
- a CDS encoding DUF411 domain-containing protein, whose amino-acid sequence MNRRGLIARLMAVGMVVAIALFGPLTAPAQAATELTVYRSPTCNCCGHWVDHMQAAGFAVEDVVTDDMDAIKDQYGVPEALASCHTALVEGYVIEGHVPASDVQRLLSERPAILGIAAPGMPVGSPGMETGDRVDPYTVVSFTANGDTATFAEHL is encoded by the coding sequence ATGAATCGTCGTGGGTTGATTGCCAGACTAATGGCTGTGGGGATGGTGGTTGCGATCGCCCTCTTTGGTCCGTTGACCGCCCCAGCTCAAGCGGCGACGGAGCTGACGGTCTACCGCAGTCCCACCTGCAACTGCTGCGGCCACTGGGTTGACCACATGCAAGCCGCCGGGTTTGCCGTGGAGGATGTAGTGACAGACGACATGGATGCGATCAAGGATCAGTACGGTGTGCCAGAGGCGCTGGCCTCCTGTCATACGGCCCTAGTTGAGGGCTACGTTATTGAGGGCCATGTGCCCGCATCGGATGTGCAGCGGTTGCTGAGCGAGCGCCCCGCGATTCTGGGAATTGCCGCGCCGGGGATGCCAGTGGGCTCGCCGGGGATGGAAACGGGCGATCGCGTTGACCCCTACACCGTGGTCTCTTTCACCGCGAATGGCGACACTGCCACCTTTGCCGAACACCTGTGA
- the uvsE gene encoding UV DNA damage repair endonuclease UvsE yields MPSQTPAQATLDVPNLGLVCITTSPEVRFKTMTRKRLLQLDEEAQEQAVRSLYSENLRRLNLAIAFCQANQIQLYRLISNIFPFSDTPLGTRILEEFAEGLRQLGDRAQAANIRLVLHPDQFVVLNSDNPTVIENSITILTAHARWFDLMGLPQSPWALMNIHGGKGDRGDRLIEVIRELPTPIRSRLTLENDEHTYSAAAILDICRATQIPMVFDAHHHLIHERLDSYDHPSVEQMLTAARTTWPDPAWQLVHISNGCSALHDPRHSDLITAMPSSFRQAPWIEVEAKHKELAIAHLRQTWLSA; encoded by the coding sequence ATGCCTTCTCAAACCCCCGCTCAAGCCACCCTCGATGTTCCAAATCTCGGGCTGGTCTGCATCACGACCTCGCCCGAGGTGCGCTTTAAGACCATGACCCGCAAGCGGCTGTTGCAGCTAGATGAAGAGGCGCAGGAGCAGGCAGTGCGATCGCTCTACAGCGAGAACCTGAGACGGCTCAACCTGGCGATCGCGTTTTGCCAGGCCAACCAGATTCAGCTCTATCGCCTGATATCAAACATTTTTCCGTTTTCGGATACCCCCCTGGGTACAAGAATTTTAGAGGAGTTTGCCGAAGGTCTGCGGCAGCTGGGCGATCGCGCTCAGGCCGCCAACATTCGCCTGGTGCTGCACCCCGATCAGTTTGTGGTGCTCAACTCCGACAACCCCACAGTGATCGAAAACAGCATTACCATCCTGACAGCCCACGCCCGCTGGTTCGACCTGATGGGCCTACCGCAATCCCCCTGGGCGTTGATGAATATCCACGGTGGCAAGGGCGATCGCGGCGATCGCCTCATCGAGGTAATCCGCGAGCTGCCGACGCCGATTCGCTCTCGCCTCACCCTAGAGAACGACGAGCACACCTACAGCGCCGCCGCCATCCTAGACATTTGTCGAGCGACGCAGATTCCCATGGTGTTTGACGCCCACCACCACTTAATTCACGAACGCCTCGATAGCTACGACCATCCCAGCGTTGAGCAGATGCTGACGGCAGCTCGCACCACCTGGCCCGACCCGGCTTGGCAGCTGGTGCACATTTCTAACGGGTGTAGCGCTCTCCACGACCCTCGCCACAGCGACTTGATCACCGCCATGCCCAGTTCCTTTCGTCAGGCTCCCTGGATTGAGGTGGAAGCCAAGCACAAGGAGCTGGCGATCGCCCATCTGCGACAAACCTGGTTGTCGGCTTGA
- a CDS encoding spore photoproduct lyase family protein: MTSTPIAPPATRDEQRLAPQIHLERLLNIQEIYHEPDAFQYARGQEILAQHPNASLIEVPSHWNIPDLHGNEGSVDDWTRIKRTVLVLGVKKSLQARPNSRSSDFVAPSHANGCAMACSYCYVARRKGFANPITVFVNIERVLGYLERHAKRQGHKLEPNQVDPQFWVYEIGENSDCSVDAAICDNVKDIITLFRRIPNGKATFATKCVNRQLLSYDPQGKTRIRFSLMPAAKAQIIDVRTSPIPDRINAINDFVEAGYEVHLNFAPVVYYEGWLDDYTDLFRQLDDTLSDRAKQQLQCEVIFLTHNDRLHDVNMGWHPKGEDLLWQPGLQETKFSQTGGKNVRYKRGLKGSLVEQFQELLHQEMPYCTVRYAF; this comes from the coding sequence TTGACCTCAACTCCCATCGCCCCCCCAGCAACCCGCGACGAGCAGCGACTGGCCCCTCAGATTCACCTAGAGCGACTGCTCAACATTCAGGAGATTTATCACGAGCCCGATGCTTTTCAGTACGCTCGCGGTCAAGAGATTTTGGCCCAGCATCCCAACGCCTCGCTGATTGAGGTGCCGTCTCATTGGAACATTCCCGACCTGCACGGCAACGAAGGCTCGGTGGATGACTGGACCCGCATCAAGCGCACCGTGCTAGTGCTGGGCGTGAAGAAGTCTCTTCAGGCCCGTCCCAACAGCCGCTCTTCAGATTTTGTTGCTCCCTCCCACGCCAATGGCTGCGCCATGGCCTGCTCCTACTGCTATGTGGCCCGACGCAAAGGTTTCGCTAACCCGATTACCGTCTTCGTCAATATCGAGCGAGTGTTGGGCTACCTAGAGCGCCATGCTAAGCGCCAGGGCCACAAGCTAGAACCCAACCAGGTTGACCCTCAGTTTTGGGTCTACGAGATTGGCGAGAACAGCGACTGCTCGGTCGATGCAGCCATCTGCGACAACGTGAAGGATATCATCACCCTGTTTCGCCGCATTCCCAACGGCAAGGCAACCTTTGCCACCAAGTGCGTCAATCGACAGCTGTTGAGCTACGACCCTCAGGGCAAGACCCGGATTCGGTTTAGCCTCATGCCTGCCGCCAAGGCTCAAATTATCGATGTGCGAACGTCACCCATTCCCGACCGCATCAACGCTATTAACGACTTTGTCGAAGCTGGGTATGAGGTGCACCTCAACTTTGCGCCTGTTGTTTACTACGAGGGCTGGCTCGACGACTACACCGATCTCTTTCGCCAACTCGACGACACCCTCAGCGATCGCGCCAAGCAGCAGCTCCAGTGCGAGGTGATCTTTCTAACCCATAACGATCGCCTTCACGATGTCAACATGGGCTGGCATCCTAAGGGCGAAGACCTACTGTGGCAACCCGGCCTGCAAGAGACTAAGTTTTCGCAGACTGGCGGCAAGAACGTGCGTTACAAGCGAGGGCTGAAGGGTAGTCTCGTCGAGCAGTTTCAGGAGCTACTGCACCAGGAGATGCCCTACTGCACCGTCCGTTACGCCTTTTAG
- a CDS encoding phosphatase PAP2 family protein, producing MQQILKRLAQTWMQHIHPRLVSFIAAVGLLWLGTCLLILLGLANLAEEVLEREAFFFDESVLLWINQFATPTLDRVMLMFTRLGDPSTVVPLTCIGFSGLWLRHHRSVAIAFAINCVGGAVLSTGLKLLFSKDRPALWPQIITETTYSFPSGHALGSMVLYGFSAYLLARRFPKQKLIIYAGAVVLIGGIGLSRLYLGVHWPTDVLAGYGIGFLWISGCIALLRFKLSTPPWLN from the coding sequence ATGCAGCAGATCCTAAAACGGCTGGCCCAAACCTGGATGCAGCACATCCATCCGCGGCTGGTGTCGTTTATCGCTGCTGTTGGGCTGCTCTGGCTAGGGACTTGCCTGCTGATTCTGCTGGGGCTAGCTAACCTGGCCGAAGAAGTGCTAGAGCGAGAAGCCTTCTTCTTTGACGAGTCGGTTTTGCTGTGGATAAATCAATTTGCCACACCGACCCTAGACCGGGTGATGCTGATGTTTACGCGCTTAGGCGACCCCAGCACGGTAGTGCCTTTGACCTGCATAGGGTTTAGCGGGCTTTGGTTGCGACACCACCGGTCGGTTGCGATCGCCTTCGCCATTAACTGCGTAGGCGGGGCAGTGTTGAGCACCGGGTTGAAACTGCTGTTTAGCAAGGATCGGCCTGCGCTTTGGCCCCAGATCATTACTGAGACCACCTACAGCTTTCCCAGTGGCCACGCTCTGGGGTCGATGGTGCTTTACGGCTTTTCGGCCTACCTGCTAGCGAGGCGCTTTCCTAAGCAAAAACTAATAATTTACGCAGGAGCAGTCGTTTTAATTGGCGGCATCGGCCTGAGTCGGCTTTACCTAGGGGTGCACTGGCCAACGGATGTGCTGGCGGGCTACGGCATTGGCTTTCTGTGGATTAGCGGGTGCATTGCCCTTCTACGCTTCAAGCTCTCGACGCCACCCTGGTTGAACTGA